A window from Moritella yayanosii encodes these proteins:
- the rpe gene encoding ribulose-phosphate 3-epimerase has product MKNFLIAPSILSANFASLGQEVDAVLAAGADVIHFDVMDNHYVPNLTIGPMICKALRDHGVTAPIDVHLMVRPVDHMINEFAKAGASMITFHAEASDHVDRSLQLIKEHGLKAGLVFNPATPLHHLDYVMDKLDMILLMSVNPGFGGQSFIPSTLQKLRDVRQLIDASGRDIILEIDGGVKVDNIREIAEAGADMFVAGSAIYGQEDYKKVIDEMRSELENANV; this is encoded by the coding sequence ATGAAAAACTTTCTGATTGCCCCTTCAATTCTTTCGGCTAACTTTGCTAGCTTAGGCCAAGAAGTCGATGCTGTACTGGCCGCTGGTGCGGATGTCATTCATTTTGACGTAATGGATAACCATTATGTGCCGAACCTAACGATTGGGCCCATGATCTGTAAAGCATTACGTGATCATGGTGTAACGGCACCCATTGACGTGCATTTAATGGTGCGACCGGTTGATCACATGATTAATGAGTTTGCTAAAGCCGGTGCGTCTATGATTACTTTTCATGCAGAAGCATCTGATCATGTTGACCGCTCTCTGCAACTGATCAAGGAACACGGTTTAAAAGCGGGGTTAGTATTTAACCCAGCAACGCCGTTACATCATTTAGATTATGTGATGGATAAGTTAGATATGATCTTATTAATGTCAGTGAACCCTGGCTTTGGTGGTCAAAGTTTTATTCCTTCAACATTACAAAAATTACGCGATGTACGACAATTAATTGATGCCAGTGGTCGCGATATTATACTCGAGATTGACGGTGGCGTTAAAGTCGATAACATCCGCGAAATTGCAGAAGCGGGCGCCGATATGTTTGTTGCTGGCTCTGCGATTTACGGCCAAGAAGATTATAAAAAAGTCATTGATGAAATGCGTTCGGAGTTAGAAAATGCCAATGTTTAA
- the aroB gene encoding 3-dehydroquinate synthase, whose translation MERLTVELGERSYPIYIGEGVLTQAEQFKSAITTNKVVVISNDTVAPLYLQRVTALLQDYEFDSIILSDGEQFKTLDTLNEIFTALLRENCGRDTTLIALGGGVIGDMVGFAAACYQRGIPFIQIPTTMLSQVDSSVGGKTAVNHPLGKNMIGAFYQPNAVFIDTDCLATLPRRELAAGMAEVIKYGIIYDANFFTWLEDNITALMALDQTALKYAIYRCCEIKAEIVAIDEKEHGLRALLNLGHTYGHAIEAEMGYGVWLHGEAVAAGMIMAAQTSALMGLLTASQVTRIAALIKAAELPLLAPAEMSFDAFMQHMKRDKKVLNGQLRFILPTSIGSAEVLSTVTENTLRDVVNFHNQADPSALFSSN comes from the coding sequence ATGGAAAGGTTAACTGTTGAGCTAGGTGAGCGGAGCTACCCTATTTATATTGGTGAGGGCGTGTTAACGCAAGCAGAGCAATTTAAGTCTGCAATAACAACCAATAAAGTCGTCGTGATCTCAAACGATACGGTTGCACCCTTGTATTTACAACGCGTTACAGCATTGTTACAAGATTATGAATTTGACAGTATTATTCTTTCTGATGGTGAACAATTTAAAACCTTAGATACTTTAAATGAAATATTTACCGCGCTACTGCGTGAGAACTGTGGGCGTGATACCACGTTGATCGCTCTTGGTGGTGGTGTTATTGGTGACATGGTTGGCTTTGCGGCCGCCTGTTACCAACGCGGTATTCCCTTTATTCAAATTCCGACGACTATGTTGAGTCAAGTTGATTCCTCGGTTGGCGGTAAAACGGCAGTGAACCATCCTTTGGGTAAAAATATGATTGGTGCTTTCTATCAGCCCAATGCGGTTTTTATTGATACGGATTGTTTAGCTACTTTACCTCGACGCGAACTGGCGGCTGGTATGGCTGAAGTAATTAAGTATGGGATCATTTATGATGCTAACTTCTTTACTTGGCTAGAAGACAATATTACAGCACTTATGGCGCTTGATCAGACGGCGTTAAAATACGCGATTTATCGTTGTTGTGAAATTAAAGCTGAAATTGTTGCCATTGATGAAAAAGAGCATGGCTTACGGGCATTGCTCAATCTTGGTCATACCTATGGTCATGCTATAGAAGCTGAAATGGGTTATGGCGTTTGGTTACACGGTGAAGCGGTTGCTGCTGGTATGATCATGGCGGCACAGACATCGGCATTAATGGGTCTATTGACGGCATCTCAAGTAACACGTATTGCGGCACTAATTAAGGCGGCGGAGTTACCTTTACTTGCCCCCGCAGAAATGAGTTTTGACGCATTTATGCAGCACATGAAACGTGATAAAAAAGTACTTAATGGTCAACTTCGTTTTATTCTACCAACCTCGATTGGTAGTGCTGAAGTATTATCGACAGTAACTGAAAACACGTTACGTGATGTGGTGAACTTCCATAATCAGGCGGATCCTAGTGCACTATTCAGTTCAAACTGA
- a CDS encoding Dam family site-specific DNA-(adenine-N6)-methyltransferase codes for MQKTRAFLKWAGGKYSLVDHLREKLPAGKRLVEPFVGAGSVFLNTDYDEYLLNDINPDLINMYKILQHKPEQFIADAQRFFTPEFNDKERYYKIREKFNKTSDPYQRSLMFLYMNRHGFNGLCRYNKSGGFNVPFGSYKKPYFPLKELRFFAEKSKKATFICESYSDVYKRLGRDDVVYCDPPYAPLSRTASFTSYSASGFSLDDQALLAKVSRETSQERNIPILISNHDIPLTRELYHGSTFEVVQVKRTISRNAGKRNKVDELLALYR; via the coding sequence ATGCAGAAAACGCGAGCCTTCTTAAAATGGGCCGGAGGTAAGTATTCTCTGGTTGATCATCTACGTGAAAAATTACCAGCAGGTAAGCGTTTAGTTGAACCGTTTGTTGGCGCTGGATCAGTATTTTTAAATACCGATTATGACGAATACTTGTTAAATGATATTAATCCTGATTTGATTAATATGTATAAGATCCTACAGCACAAACCAGAACAGTTTATTGCCGATGCGCAGCGTTTTTTTACCCCTGAATTTAATGATAAAGAACGTTATTATAAAATTCGTGAAAAATTTAACAAAACCAGTGACCCTTATCAGCGTTCGCTGATGTTCTTGTATATGAATCGTCATGGTTTTAATGGTTTATGCCGTTATAACAAATCAGGTGGATTTAATGTACCTTTTGGCTCTTACAAAAAACCGTATTTCCCTTTGAAAGAGTTACGTTTCTTTGCTGAAAAATCCAAAAAAGCCACGTTTATTTGTGAATCATACTCAGATGTGTATAAACGTTTAGGCCGTGATGATGTGGTTTATTGTGATCCACCGTATGCCCCATTAAGTAGAACGGCAAGTTTTACCTCGTATTCGGCGAGCGGCTTTAGCCTCGATGATCAGGCCTTACTTGCCAAAGTGTCGCGTGAAACGTCACAAGAGCGCAATATTCCGATATTAATTTCGAATCATGATATTCCGTTAACACGTGAACTTTATCATGGCTCAACATTCGAAGTGGTACAGGTAAAGCGTACTATTAGCCGGAATGCCGGTAAACGTAATAAAGTGGACGAGTTACTCGCGCTATATCGTTAA
- a CDS encoding SPOR domain-containing protein yields the protein MHYSVQTEIYSQMQLCERLRHLTQFSSHLLLVSGESGSGKSTVLRHYVESDFNQKTITIDAQQCHDNVALRTLLLQQISYDGRFNAHESLIDSLPLFAQQLEHELTVCIDNAMALSAASITEFAQLVERCLNNRISIKINLILFAESKWVDLTMLEFEKSATNVLELEMTALDPQAAVQFVEQQFNQAGYKPTFVNQDAINRQIEACKGNPAELAQCAQAIMQGQVYNPGSAMTNTATQSTKNKSFYLASIIAGLLLLGSAGSFLYDAYQAEQQATDIIVAEPLPNPSKVMHDDTVSTDTASVVSSAPMLASDWDKELPTEIGPTITLTAPTLAESSVQTQRVVIDDAAVNKMLAKQRSADANPVIDSKTDFQAVESTSDTVTGKAWVMAQPAKNYTFQIAGLSRETQLKQYLNENELPDNIWTYQTQRNNKPWYVVLYGSFSSVEQANAAKQKLPATVQKDKPWLKRFIQIQRDL from the coding sequence GTGCACTATTCAGTTCAAACTGAAATTTATTCTCAAATGCAGCTGTGTGAACGGCTGCGTCATCTCACTCAATTCTCTTCACATTTGTTACTCGTAAGCGGTGAATCAGGTTCAGGTAAATCAACGGTATTACGTCATTATGTAGAATCGGATTTTAATCAAAAAACAATTACAATTGATGCACAGCAGTGTCATGATAATGTCGCACTGAGAACACTATTATTACAACAGATCAGTTATGATGGCCGTTTTAATGCACATGAGTCACTGATTGATAGCTTACCGCTGTTTGCTCAGCAGCTCGAGCATGAACTGACGGTCTGTATTGATAATGCCATGGCATTGTCTGCAGCAAGCATTACTGAATTTGCGCAATTGGTAGAACGCTGTCTTAATAATAGAATTAGTATAAAAATAAATCTCATTTTATTTGCAGAAAGTAAGTGGGTTGATTTAACCATGCTGGAATTTGAAAAATCAGCAACCAATGTATTGGAGTTGGAAATGACAGCACTCGATCCACAAGCCGCTGTGCAGTTTGTAGAGCAACAGTTTAATCAAGCTGGTTATAAGCCTACATTCGTTAATCAGGACGCCATTAATCGTCAGATTGAAGCCTGTAAAGGCAATCCCGCCGAGTTAGCACAATGCGCGCAAGCGATTATGCAAGGACAGGTATATAACCCTGGATCTGCAATGACTAATACGGCAACTCAATCGACGAAGAATAAGTCATTCTACTTAGCCAGCATTATTGCAGGGCTATTATTGCTCGGTAGTGCGGGGTCATTTTTATATGACGCTTATCAAGCTGAACAACAAGCGACTGATATCATAGTGGCAGAACCATTACCAAATCCTTCAAAGGTTATGCATGACGACACTGTGTCTACGGATACTGCGTCAGTTGTCAGTTCAGCGCCAATGTTAGCCAGTGATTGGGATAAAGAATTGCCCACTGAAATAGGTCCAACTATTACCCTGACAGCGCCTACTCTGGCCGAATCTAGTGTACAGACGCAGCGTGTCGTGATTGATGATGCTGCGGTCAACAAAATGCTTGCCAAGCAACGTTCAGCAGATGCAAACCCGGTGATTGATAGTAAAACGGACTTTCAAGCCGTTGAAAGCACGTCCGACACCGTCACGGGCAAAGCTTGGGTGATGGCGCAACCGGCGAAAAATTATACGTTTCAGATTGCCGGTTTAAGCCGTGAAACACAGTTAAAACAGTATTTAAACGAAAATGAATTACCTGATAATATCTGGACATATCAGACTCAACGTAACAACAAACCTTGGTATGTGGTTCTTTATGGTAGTTTTAGCAGTGTTGAGCAAGCGAATGCCGCGAAACAAAAATTACCAGCAACGGTACAAAAAGATAAACCTTGGTTGAAACGATTCATTCAGATCCAAAGAGATTTATAA
- a CDS encoding phosphoglycolate phosphatase, translating to MFKLICFDLDGTLVDSVPDLAAAVNCMLSDFDRAHFSEDEVRGWVGNGAQVLVQRALSGSVNIADDIDPALFNDALASFLKHYSANVYTHSVLYPNVKETLTALRDAGFKLAIVTNKPMVQTTPVLELAGISEFFEVVLGGDSLPEKKPNPLPLLHCLDHYQFKAEDALMVGDSKNDIIAAQAANFTSFGLTYGYNYGIPISDSNPDFVADDISELLAAVKLK from the coding sequence ATGTTTAAGCTTATTTGTTTTGATTTAGACGGTACTCTTGTTGATAGTGTACCTGATCTTGCAGCTGCGGTTAATTGCATGCTGAGTGATTTTGATCGTGCCCATTTTTCGGAAGATGAAGTCCGCGGTTGGGTTGGTAATGGTGCGCAAGTACTCGTACAACGCGCGTTATCAGGCAGTGTTAACATTGCTGATGACATTGACCCTGCGTTATTTAATGATGCACTGGCGTCATTCTTAAAGCACTATTCTGCCAATGTATATACACACAGCGTGTTATACCCAAATGTAAAAGAAACCCTAACAGCACTGCGCGATGCAGGGTTTAAGTTGGCAATTGTGACCAATAAACCTATGGTGCAAACTACGCCGGTACTTGAATTAGCCGGTATCAGTGAGTTTTTTGAAGTGGTACTGGGTGGTGATTCTCTGCCTGAGAAAAAACCCAATCCATTACCGCTATTACATTGCTTAGATCATTACCAATTTAAGGCAGAAGATGCCTTGATGGTGGGTGATTCTAAAAACGATATCATTGCCGCACAAGCGGCAAACTTTACCAGTTTTGGTTTAACCTATGGTTACAACTACGGTATTCCAATTAGCGACAGCAATCCTGACTTCGTTGCCGATGACATCAGTGAACTTTTAGCCGCAGTGAAATTAAAGTAG
- the trpS gene encoding tryptophan--tRNA ligase gives MTKPVVLSGIQPSGSMTIGNYIGAINQWLDMQEHSDCHFMLADLHTITVRQDPKEFKSQVLEGLAMYVACGLDPEKSTIFLQSQVPEHAQLSWLLNCYTQMGELNRMTQFKDKSNNASSSNSGLYTYPVLMAADILLYQADAVPVGDDQKQHLELARTIATRFNNIYGDVFKVPEPMIPKQGARIMSLQDPLKKMSKSDANPKAYIKLLDDPKQIAKKLKSAVTDSDEQARIYFDNAEKPGVSNLLTLLSVATKRSVADLVPEYEDKMYGHLKKDTADAVVAMIEPIQARYYELRADETELLRIMRIGADKASARAAPTLAKAYAAVGFIANN, from the coding sequence ATGACAAAACCTGTGGTATTAAGTGGTATTCAGCCTTCAGGCAGTATGACGATTGGTAACTATATTGGTGCAATCAATCAATGGCTGGACATGCAGGAACACAGCGACTGTCATTTCATGCTGGCGGACTTACATACCATCACGGTACGCCAAGACCCGAAAGAGTTTAAATCACAGGTGCTTGAAGGCCTAGCAATGTATGTTGCTTGTGGTCTAGATCCTGAAAAATCGACGATTTTTCTACAATCTCAAGTACCAGAACATGCGCAATTGAGTTGGTTATTAAACTGCTATACCCAAATGGGTGAGTTAAACCGCATGACGCAGTTTAAAGATAAATCGAATAACGCTAGCAGCAGTAATTCAGGTTTATATACTTACCCTGTGTTAATGGCAGCAGATATTCTACTTTATCAAGCAGATGCAGTGCCTGTTGGTGACGACCAGAAGCAACACCTAGAATTAGCGCGTACTATCGCGACACGGTTTAATAATATCTACGGTGATGTGTTTAAAGTACCTGAGCCGATGATCCCGAAACAGGGCGCTCGCATCATGAGCCTGCAAGATCCACTGAAGAAAATGTCTAAATCAGATGCCAATCCAAAAGCTTACATCAAATTATTAGATGATCCGAAACAGATTGCTAAAAAACTGAAAAGTGCTGTAACAGACAGTGATGAACAAGCGCGTATCTACTTTGATAATGCTGAAAAGCCGGGTGTATCTAATTTACTGACGTTACTTTCTGTGGCAACAAAACGTTCAGTTGCTGATCTTGTGCCTGAATATGAAGATAAAATGTATGGTCACTTGAAGAAAGATACCGCTGACGCTGTTGTCGCTATGATTGAACCTATTCAAGCGCGTTACTATGAGTTACGTGCCGATGAGACTGAACTGCTGCGCATTATGCGTATTGGTGCTGACAAAGCGTCTGCGCGCGCTGCACCTACGTTAGCGAAAGCCTATGCAGCCGTTGGTTTTATTGCTAATAACTAG
- the nirB gene encoding nitrite reductase large subunit NirB — protein MKRIIVVGNGMVGHHFIDQFIQQGKMDEVQITTFSEESRLAYDRVQLSAYFSGKTADDLMMTSPEYYDDNGVQYFVNDKVVSIDKAAKTVTTAQGRVERYDKLVLATGSYPFVPPIPGKDQDHCLVYRTINDLEDITASAKESKVGVVIGGGLLGLEAANAIKQLGLETHVVEFAPRLMAVQVDDGGGKILRDKISALGVNVHTEKNTKEIVKGETCRYRMNFADGTHVETDMIIFSAGIRPQDELARAFDLELGERGGIKIDDHCLTSDENIFAIGECALWQGRIFGLVAPGYQMAKVAVDQIVGAGDLAFTGADMSTKLKLLGVDVASIGDAHGAAEGAQNYVFTNEADQIYKKLVISACGKKLLGAVMVGEAEDYGTWLQIYLNDMDIPGAPENMLVPPAEGGSVTMGVDALPDSAVLCSCLDVTKGQICAAVQDGATSIGDIKSITKAGTGCGGCSALVTQVLNAELENMGVEVNTDLCEHFAYSRAELADIIRVKRIKTFAVLITEFGAGHGCEICRPTVANILASFWNDYILEDDHLGLQDVNDVYLGNMQKDGTYSVVPRIPAGEITPEKLIVLGEVAKKYGLYTKITGGLRIDLFGAQLHQLPEIWAWLIKAGFETGHAYGKSLRTVKSCVGSTWCRYGVQDSMSLAIDLENRYKGLRSPHKIKFGVSGCTRECAEAQGKDIGIIATEGGWSLYVCGNGGMRPRHADLFATDLDTDTLYKYIDRILMFYIRTADRLQRTSVWLENMEGGLDYLKNVVINDKLGLTAELESDMAANIANYQCEWKTTLESPEKLLRFKHFINSEEKDSAVQFVEVRDQIRPATPAEREGLIEIVEVS, from the coding sequence ATGAAAAGAATTATAGTTGTCGGTAACGGCATGGTAGGTCACCATTTTATTGATCAATTTATTCAACAAGGAAAAATGGATGAAGTGCAAATCACCACATTCAGTGAAGAATCACGTCTCGCTTATGATCGTGTACAGTTAAGTGCTTACTTCAGTGGTAAAACCGCTGATGACTTAATGATGACCTCGCCAGAATACTATGATGACAACGGCGTGCAATATTTTGTCAACGATAAAGTCGTTAGCATTGATAAAGCGGCTAAAACAGTAACCACAGCACAGGGTCGTGTCGAGCGTTACGATAAATTAGTACTGGCGACAGGCTCATACCCATTCGTACCCCCTATTCCAGGTAAAGACCAAGACCATTGTTTGGTTTACCGTACCATTAATGATTTAGAAGACATCACGGCATCGGCCAAAGAAAGCAAAGTCGGTGTGGTTATCGGTGGTGGTCTACTGGGTCTTGAAGCGGCAAATGCAATCAAACAATTAGGACTAGAAACCCACGTGGTTGAATTCGCACCGCGCCTAATGGCAGTGCAAGTTGACGACGGCGGAGGCAAGATCCTGCGAGATAAAATTTCAGCATTAGGCGTAAACGTCCACACCGAAAAAAATACCAAAGAAATTGTGAAAGGTGAAACATGTCGTTACCGCATGAACTTTGCAGACGGTACTCACGTTGAAACCGATATGATCATCTTCTCTGCCGGTATTCGTCCGCAAGATGAGTTGGCCCGCGCTTTCGACCTAGAATTAGGCGAACGTGGTGGTATTAAGATCGACGATCATTGTTTAACCTCTGACGAAAACATTTTTGCGATTGGTGAGTGTGCATTATGGCAAGGCCGTATTTTCGGTCTAGTGGCACCCGGCTACCAAATGGCAAAAGTAGCGGTAGACCAAATTGTTGGTGCCGGTGACTTAGCGTTTACAGGTGCAGACATGAGTACCAAGCTGAAATTGCTTGGTGTTGACGTAGCCAGTATCGGTGATGCTCATGGCGCAGCAGAAGGCGCACAAAATTATGTTTTCACTAACGAAGCTGACCAAATTTACAAAAAACTGGTTATCAGCGCATGTGGTAAGAAATTACTGGGCGCGGTAATGGTGGGTGAAGCCGAAGATTACGGTACTTGGTTACAAATTTATTTAAACGACATGGATATTCCCGGGGCGCCAGAGAATATGTTGGTACCACCCGCAGAAGGTGGATCGGTCACTATGGGGGTTGACGCTCTGCCTGATTCAGCGGTTCTTTGTTCATGTCTTGACGTAACAAAAGGGCAAATTTGTGCTGCGGTACAAGACGGTGCAACGAGCATTGGTGACATTAAATCAATCACCAAAGCGGGTACTGGTTGTGGTGGTTGTAGCGCACTGGTAACACAAGTACTTAATGCCGAACTTGAAAACATGGGTGTTGAAGTGAACACAGATCTGTGTGAGCACTTTGCTTACTCACGTGCCGAACTGGCTGACATAATCCGTGTTAAACGTATTAAAACATTCGCAGTATTAATCACCGAATTTGGCGCAGGTCATGGTTGTGAAATTTGTCGGCCGACTGTAGCCAACATTCTTGCGTCATTCTGGAATGACTACATCCTCGAAGATGATCATCTTGGTCTGCAAGACGTCAATGATGTTTATTTAGGCAACATGCAAAAAGACGGTACCTACTCTGTTGTACCACGGATCCCAGCGGGTGAGATCACCCCAGAAAAATTAATTGTACTCGGTGAAGTGGCTAAAAAGTATGGCTTATATACCAAGATAACCGGTGGACTACGTATCGATTTATTTGGTGCGCAATTACATCAATTACCCGAAATATGGGCATGGCTGATCAAAGCAGGCTTCGAAACAGGTCACGCTTACGGTAAATCACTGCGTACAGTAAAATCGTGTGTGGGTAGTACCTGGTGTCGTTATGGTGTGCAAGACAGCATGTCACTGGCCATTGATCTGGAGAACCGCTACAAAGGTTTACGCTCGCCACATAAAATTAAGTTTGGCGTTTCTGGTTGTACTCGAGAATGTGCTGAAGCTCAGGGTAAAGACATCGGTATTATTGCTACCGAAGGTGGCTGGAGTCTCTATGTCTGTGGTAATGGTGGTATGCGCCCTCGTCATGCCGATTTATTCGCGACCGACCTAGATACTGACACGCTGTACAAATATATTGATCGTATATTGATGTTCTATATCCGTACCGCAGACCGCCTACAACGTACATCGGTTTGGTTAGAAAATATGGAAGGTGGCTTAGATTACCTTAAAAACGTGGTTATTAACGACAAACTGGGTCTTACCGCAGAGCTTGAATCTGACATGGCCGCAAACATTGCTAACTACCAGTGTGAGTGGAAAACAACCCTTGAAAGCCCTGAAAAACTACTGCGCTTTAAACACTTCATTAACTCTGAAGAAAAAGACAGTGCGGTTCAGTTTGTTGAAGTGCGTGACCAAATTCGCCCTGCTACACCCGCAGAACGTGAAGGTCTGATTGAGATTGTTGAAGTGAGCTAA
- the nirD gene encoding nitrite reductase small subunit NirD — translation MTIWTPIIAKDKLTPDTGVCALVNGKQVAIFFDRKTDQLFAIDNYCPASKANVLSRGLISSIKDVLTVSSPLYKEHFSLTTGECLEDASLSVPVYAVRVTDGMVEVSV, via the coding sequence ATGACGATTTGGACCCCCATTATTGCCAAAGATAAACTCACCCCAGATACCGGTGTGTGTGCATTAGTGAACGGTAAGCAAGTTGCGATCTTCTTTGATCGTAAAACAGACCAACTGTTTGCGATTGATAACTACTGCCCAGCCAGTAAAGCCAACGTATTATCACGCGGATTAATATCTTCCATTAAAGATGTATTAACCGTTTCATCACCGCTTTATAAAGAGCATTTCAGCCTGACCACAGGTGAATGTCTTGAAGATGCAAGTTTATCAGTACCCGTGTATGCGGTACGCGTCACCGATGGTATGGTAGAAGTCAGCGTATAA
- a CDS encoding bifunctional protein-serine/threonine kinase/phosphatase, with protein sequence MSPRHLQGGATFTIGQRSVAGIKAHNEDAIGIRIPDDLLLTTKGSVAIIADGVSAAEAGKEASETCVHNFLSDYYSTPETWSVSKSTGQVLTALNRWLYSQGRQFADAQKGYLTTLSAIVFKSHAAHLLHVGDSRIYRLRNNTLEQLTRDHTTVVNSKQSYLARAMGLDTTLDVDYKEVELQVGDVFLLSTDGLHDFVSDKLLREMVQQTHQSAESDFEACCEQLIQHALANNSNDNISCQLLRIDSLPKLSAEDVHVHLASMPFPPALRTGLSIDGLKVIKELHASSSSHLYLVEDKETKQQYCMKAPSVNYIDDPAYIERFTMETWIGSRLNNPHILKIVETNRKKNHLYYLMEVIEGITLEQWISEHPNPPIQEVLNIVEQVIKGLRAFHRKETLHQDLKPGNIMIDNNDHVKIIDFGSCFVKGIAEIATPLQRDKILGTAAYSAPETVINGDSTAQSDIFAIAVIIFEMLTGKQPFNGKLETCRTQKAYLKTKYIAAYEYNPLVPFWLDGAIRKGLRFDPNKRHADVSELLHELQHPNPNYENNRKQTLIEKNPERFWQVISLLLLFALCISLFS encoded by the coding sequence ATGTCACCACGGCACTTACAAGGCGGCGCAACCTTTACCATAGGTCAGCGCTCAGTTGCAGGGATAAAAGCCCATAATGAAGATGCCATTGGTATTCGTATTCCTGATGATTTACTGCTAACCACTAAAGGTTCAGTCGCGATTATCGCCGATGGTGTCAGCGCAGCAGAAGCCGGTAAAGAAGCCAGTGAAACCTGTGTACATAACTTCTTATCCGATTATTATTCGACTCCAGAAACCTGGTCGGTTAGCAAATCAACTGGTCAGGTATTAACCGCACTGAACCGCTGGTTATACAGTCAGGGTCGACAGTTTGCCGATGCCCAAAAAGGCTACCTCACCACCTTAAGTGCCATTGTATTTAAATCCCATGCTGCCCATTTATTGCATGTCGGTGATTCGCGAATATACCGTTTACGTAACAACACCCTCGAGCAATTAACCCGAGACCACACCACCGTCGTCAATAGTAAACAATCTTACCTCGCGCGCGCGATGGGCTTGGATACCACCCTCGATGTGGATTATAAAGAAGTCGAGTTACAAGTCGGAGATGTGTTTTTATTATCAACCGACGGCTTACATGATTTTGTTAGCGATAAACTATTACGAGAAATGGTGCAACAGACGCATCAATCTGCCGAGAGTGATTTTGAAGCATGTTGCGAACAGCTAATTCAGCATGCACTGGCCAATAACAGTAATGATAATATCAGCTGCCAGTTATTACGTATCGACAGTTTACCTAAGCTGAGTGCCGAAGATGTGCATGTCCATCTTGCCTCTATGCCTTTCCCGCCCGCATTACGCACTGGGTTATCGATTGATGGCCTAAAAGTGATTAAAGAGTTGCATGCCAGTAGCAGTAGTCATTTATATTTAGTCGAAGACAAAGAAACCAAACAGCAATACTGCATGAAAGCACCCTCGGTCAACTATATCGATGATCCGGCTTATATAGAGCGTTTTACCATGGAGACCTGGATTGGTTCGCGATTAAATAACCCGCATATTTTAAAAATTGTCGAAACCAACAGGAAAAAAAACCACCTCTATTATTTAATGGAAGTGATTGAAGGTATCACCCTGGAGCAATGGATAAGTGAACACCCTAACCCTCCGATCCAAGAGGTGCTTAATATTGTTGAGCAGGTGATTAAAGGCTTACGCGCTTTTCACCGTAAAGAAACCCTACATCAAGATTTAAAGCCGGGCAATATAATGATCGATAATAACGACCACGTTAAGATCATTGATTTTGGCTCTTGTTTCGTCAAAGGTATCGCTGAAATAGCCACCCCGCTGCAACGGGATAAGATCCTCGGCACCGCCGCCTACTCAGCCCCTGAAACCGTGATCAACGGTGACAGTACTGCACAATCCGATATCTTTGCCATTGCCGTGATTATTTTTGAAATGCTCACCGGTAAGCAGCCTTTTAATGGCAAACTCGAAACCTGCCGTACCCAAAAAGCTTACCTAAAGACCAAATATATCGCGGCCTATGAATATAACCCGTTAGTACCATTCTGGTTAGATGGCGCCATTAGAAAAGGATTGCGGTTCGACCCCAACAAGCGTCACGCGGATGTATCCGAACTCTTGCATGAGTTACAGCACCCTAATCCTAACTATGAGAATAATCGCAAACAAACCTTAATTGAAAAGAATCCAGAACGCTTTTGGCAAGTGATCTCGTTATTACTGCTATTTGCGTTATGTATTTCGCTATTTAGTTAA